One genomic segment of Pseudomonas fortuita includes these proteins:
- a CDS encoding methyl-accepting chemotaxis protein: MQLRNLKIGIRAASVFALLGVLVLIMGLIALYETRQMDTATDEIRVTWIPAVVALGDISSNLGRARAVTLRAALDDNPGERTRNLQMLEAINAELKGGLKDYADTIIAADDRALFNTFNDGYHQYLELQLKVLQDIAAGRMDEAKQQISGPLTQRADSMMKALTALIDYNSKGAEDASQRSSDVADEAFNAIIFSLLVIMLALAAMATVLTRSIVVPLADAVAVAERVATGDLTQEIRVTGRDEPALLLRALSRMQGSLRDTIRKIAASSDQLASASEELHTVTEDTSRGLHQQSAEIDQAATAVNQMTAAVEEVANNAVSTADASKGADQTTRDGRDRVNQALASIQHLVADVTGTSVEIEQLANNANEISRVLDVIGAIAGQTNLLALNAAIEAARAGEAGRGFAVVADEVRALAHRTQQSTAEIEQMIAGIQNGTERAVTAMHSSQGRATGTLEVAQGAGQALEVIAEAIASINQRNLVIASASEEQAQVAREVDRNLVNIRDLAMQTSAGANQTSAAAQDLSRLAVDLNGMVAQFKV, encoded by the coding sequence ATGCAGTTAAGGAATTTGAAAATCGGCATTCGCGCTGCCAGCGTGTTTGCCCTGCTGGGCGTCCTGGTCCTGATCATGGGCCTTATCGCACTTTACGAAACCCGCCAGATGGACACGGCCACCGACGAGATCCGGGTCACCTGGATACCCGCTGTGGTAGCGCTGGGTGACATCAGCAGCAACCTCGGGCGCGCCCGCGCCGTTACCCTGCGGGCCGCGCTGGACGATAACCCCGGCGAGCGCACACGTAACCTGCAGATGCTCGAAGCCATCAATGCCGAGCTCAAAGGTGGCCTGAAGGACTACGCCGACACCATCATCGCGGCCGACGACCGTGCCCTTTTCAACACCTTCAACGACGGGTATCACCAGTACCTCGAACTGCAGCTGAAAGTGCTGCAGGACATTGCTGCAGGCCGCATGGACGAGGCAAAGCAGCAGATCAGCGGCCCGCTCACCCAACGAGCCGACAGCATGATGAAGGCCTTGACGGCGCTGATCGACTACAACAGCAAGGGTGCCGAAGATGCCTCGCAGCGCAGCAGCGATGTAGCGGACGAAGCATTTAACGCCATCATCTTCTCGTTGCTTGTGATCATGCTTGCCCTGGCCGCGATGGCTACCGTGCTGACTCGCAGCATCGTGGTGCCTCTGGCCGATGCAGTGGCCGTGGCCGAACGTGTGGCCACGGGCGACCTCACCCAGGAAATCCGCGTCACCGGCCGCGACGAGCCCGCCTTGCTGCTGCGCGCCCTGAGCCGCATGCAAGGCAGCCTGCGCGACACCATCCGCAAGATCGCCGCCTCGTCCGACCAGTTGGCCTCAGCCTCGGAAGAACTCCACACCGTCACCGAAGACACCAGCCGCGGCCTGCATCAGCAAAGCGCCGAAATCGACCAGGCCGCCACGGCTGTCAACCAGATGACCGCAGCAGTCGAGGAAGTGGCGAACAATGCAGTCAGCACTGCGGACGCCTCCAAAGGTGCCGACCAGACCACCCGCGATGGCCGTGACCGGGTCAACCAGGCACTGGCGTCCATCCAGCACCTGGTGGCCGATGTGACCGGCACCTCGGTCGAGATCGAACAGCTGGCCAACAATGCCAATGAGATCAGCCGTGTGCTGGATGTGATCGGCGCGATTGCCGGGCAGACCAACCTGCTGGCACTGAACGCCGCTATCGAAGCAGCCCGCGCCGGCGAGGCAGGCCGTGGCTTTGCCGTGGTGGCCGACGAAGTCCGCGCCCTCGCCCACCGCACCCAGCAGTCGACCGCAGAGATCGAGCAGATGATTGCCGGCATCCAGAACGGTACCGAGCGGGCCGTGACGGCGATGCACAGCAGCCAGGGGCGTGCGACGGGCACGCTGGAAGTGGCCCAGGGCGCCGGTCAGGCGCTGGAGGTGATTGCCGAGGCGATTGCGTCGATCAACCAGCGTAACCTGGTGATTGCCAGTGCTTCAGAGGAGCAGGCGCAGGTGGCGCGCGAAGTGGACCGCAATTTGGTGAACATTCGTGATTTGGCGATGCAGACCTCAGCGGGGGCCAACCAGACCAGCGCGGCGGCACAGGACTTGTCGCGGTTGGCGGTGGACCTGAATGGCATGGTGGCGCAGTTCAAGGTTTGA
- a CDS encoding NAD(P)/FAD-dependent oxidoreductase: MKSNILIIGAGFAGVWSALSAARLLDQAQRDDLSISVLAPQAELHIRPRFYEANAHTLKAPVGELFTAVGVHFITGNAQAIDADARTVSYIDSQGQRHQISYDRLILAAGSQVARPAVPGLAEYTFDVDKMESAVRLEQHLTGLAALPPSPARNTVVVCGGGFTGIETATEMPARLRAILAGADVQVLLVDRGASIGAALGAGIKPSIVAASQVAGVQWLTGTSVVAVDAGGVTLDNGEYIASNTVIWTVGVKASPLTAQVAGERDNFGRLKVDGHLKVIGQDHIYATGDTAWAAVDEAGNHALMTCQHAIPMGRHSGNNAMADLLGLAPVVYRQPKYVTCLDLGEWGAAYSEGWERELKLQGQEGKHLKRQINSVWIYPPAADRTLALAAADPMIAIV; this comes from the coding sequence ATGAAATCCAACATCCTGATCATCGGTGCCGGCTTTGCCGGTGTGTGGAGCGCCCTGAGCGCCGCCCGGCTACTCGACCAGGCCCAGCGCGACGACCTGAGCATCAGCGTGCTCGCGCCGCAAGCGGAACTGCACATTCGCCCGCGCTTCTACGAGGCCAACGCACACACGTTGAAGGCCCCCGTGGGTGAGTTGTTCACTGCGGTGGGCGTGCATTTCATCACCGGTAACGCCCAAGCCATCGACGCCGATGCGCGCACCGTGAGCTACATCGACAGCCAAGGCCAGCGCCACCAGATCAGCTACGACCGCCTCATCCTCGCCGCTGGCAGTCAGGTAGCGCGCCCAGCAGTCCCGGGGCTGGCCGAGTACACCTTCGACGTCGACAAGATGGAGTCGGCCGTACGCCTTGAGCAGCATCTGACGGGCCTGGCTGCCCTGCCCCCTTCACCTGCCCGCAATACCGTGGTGGTCTGCGGTGGTGGTTTCACCGGCATCGAAACGGCCACCGAAATGCCCGCCCGGCTGCGCGCCATCCTCGCAGGCGCCGATGTGCAGGTGCTGCTGGTTGACCGTGGCGCCAGCATCGGCGCGGCATTGGGTGCAGGCATCAAGCCGTCGATTGTTGCCGCCTCGCAGGTTGCCGGCGTCCAGTGGCTGACTGGCACCTCGGTGGTGGCTGTCGATGCCGGTGGCGTCACCCTGGACAACGGCGAGTACATCGCCAGCAACACCGTGATCTGGACCGTCGGTGTCAAGGCCAGCCCGCTGACCGCTCAGGTTGCCGGCGAGCGTGACAACTTCGGCAGGCTCAAGGTCGACGGGCACCTCAAGGTCATTGGCCAGGACCACATCTATGCGACCGGCGATACTGCCTGGGCTGCTGTGGACGAAGCTGGCAACCACGCCCTGATGACCTGCCAACACGCCATCCCGATGGGTCGCCACAGTGGCAACAACGCCATGGCCGACCTGCTGGGGCTGGCACCTGTGGTGTACCGCCAGCCCAAGTACGTCACCTGCCTCGACCTGGGTGAGTGGGGGGCGGCGTACAGCGAAGGCTGGGAACGAGAATTGAAACTGCAGGGCCAGGAAGGCAAGCACCTCAAGCGCCAGATCAACTCGGTGTGGATCTACCCGCCGGCAGCTGACCGCACCTTGGCGTTGGCAGCTGCCGACCCGATGATTGCCATCGTTTGA
- a CDS encoding NAD(P)-binding domain-containing protein, whose amino-acid sequence MTLRVAIIGAGPSGLAQLRAFQSAHAQGAPMPEIVCFEKQADWGGMWNYTWRTGLDQHGEPVHGSMYRYLWSNGPKECLEFADYSFDEHFGRPISSYPPREVLWDYIQGRVNKAGVRDYIRFNTVVKHVSFDESTREFTVSAHDYGAGLGIEQVFDYVVVASGHFSTPHVPEFEGFERFTGRILHAHDFREAMEFHGQDLLIVGSSYSAEDIGSQCYKYGARSITTAYRTQPMGYKWPKGWEERPQLVRVENDLAFFADGSNKRVDAIILCTGYQHHFPFLPDELTLKTNNRLWPAGLYQGVVWEQNPQLLYLGMQDLWYSFNLFDAQAWFARDYMLGRIKLPAKAVMQADSARWREDEERLATTASMYEFQGRYIKHLIEQTDYPRFDIDAVNRIFLQWKTDKKHDIMGYRDKSYRSVITGTKAVPHHTRWMQAMDDSMQEYLRETDGKQAEVKVLRR is encoded by the coding sequence ATGACTCTTCGTGTCGCTATCATCGGTGCCGGCCCGTCCGGCCTTGCGCAACTGCGTGCCTTCCAATCCGCCCATGCCCAGGGCGCGCCCATGCCCGAAATCGTGTGCTTCGAAAAACAGGCCGATTGGGGCGGTATGTGGAACTACACCTGGCGCACTGGCCTCGACCAGCATGGCGAGCCGGTGCACGGCAGCATGTACCGCTACCTGTGGTCCAACGGCCCCAAGGAATGCCTGGAGTTCGCCGATTACAGCTTTGATGAGCATTTTGGCCGGCCGATTTCCTCGTACCCGCCGCGCGAGGTGCTGTGGGACTACATTCAGGGCCGCGTAAACAAGGCTGGGGTGCGCGACTACATCCGCTTCAACACGGTGGTCAAGCATGTCAGCTTCGATGAAAGCACCCGCGAGTTCACCGTCAGCGCCCACGACTACGGCGCGGGGCTTGGCATCGAGCAGGTGTTCGATTATGTGGTGGTGGCCAGCGGGCACTTTTCTACCCCGCACGTGCCGGAGTTCGAAGGCTTCGAACGTTTCACCGGGCGTATCCTGCACGCTCACGACTTTCGCGAAGCCATGGAATTCCACGGCCAGGACCTGCTCATTGTCGGCAGCAGCTACTCGGCCGAAGACATCGGCTCGCAGTGCTACAAGTACGGTGCGCGCTCGATCACCACGGCCTACCGTACCCAGCCGATGGGCTACAAATGGCCCAAGGGCTGGGAAGAGCGCCCGCAACTGGTCCGCGTCGAAAACGACCTGGCGTTCTTCGCCGATGGCTCGAACAAGCGCGTAGATGCGATCATCCTGTGCACGGGCTACCAGCATCACTTCCCGTTCCTGCCCGATGAACTCACCCTCAAGACCAACAACCGCCTGTGGCCTGCCGGCTTGTACCAAGGCGTGGTGTGGGAGCAAAACCCGCAACTGCTTTACCTGGGCATGCAGGACCTGTGGTACAGCTTCAACCTGTTCGATGCACAGGCGTGGTTTGCTCGTGACTACATGCTGGGGCGCATCAAGCTGCCGGCCAAGGCGGTCATGCAGGCTGACAGTGCGCGCTGGCGCGAGGATGAGGAGCGGCTGGCAACTACTGCTTCGATGTATGAATTCCAGGGCCGATACATCAAGCACCTGATCGAGCAGACGGATTACCCGCGCTTCGACATCGATGCGGTGAACCGCATCTTCCTGCAATGGAAGACCGACAAGAAGCACGACATCATGGGCTACCGTGACAA